A genomic segment from Pseudomonas sp. M30-35 encodes:
- a CDS encoding N-acetylglutaminylglutamine amidotransferase translates to MCGIAGELRFDNRPADLAAVERITHHLAPRGPDAHGFHSQGPIALGHRRLKIMDLAEASGQPMIDSDLGLSMVFNGAIYNYPELRAELEALGYRFFSGGDTEVLLKGYHAWGKDMLPKLNGMFAFAVWERDSQELFIARDRLGVKPLYMSRTGQRLRFASSLPALLKGGDIGKTLDPIALNHYLNFHAVVPAPRTILAGVEKLPAASWMRIDANGKCEQQSWWKLDFGPRADEQNYTFEDWRDRVLDGMREAVSIRQRAAVDVGVLLSGGVDSSMLVGLLREAGVENLSTFSIGFQDAGGERGDEFQYSDLIAERFNTNHHQLRIGENEILDQLPAAFRAMSEPMVSHDCIAFYLLSREVAKHCKVVQSGQGADELFAGYHWYPLVDGADDPFAAYRKAFFDREHDEYAACVQPAWLTDDHAGEFVREHFAQPGANAAVDKALRLDSTVMLVDDPVKRVDNMTMAWGLEARTPFLDYRLAELSARVPGRFKLPDGGKYVLKEAARKVIPAEVIDRKKGYFPVPGLKHLEGATLGWVRDLLTDPSQDRGVFNPAMLDKLLSNPDGQLTPLRGSKLWQMAALNLWLSEQGL, encoded by the coding sequence ATGTGCGGAATAGCAGGTGAACTACGCTTTGATAATCGACCAGCCGATTTAGCTGCAGTCGAACGAATTACCCATCATCTGGCCCCTCGCGGCCCCGATGCCCATGGCTTCCACAGCCAAGGCCCTATCGCCCTCGGCCACCGCCGACTAAAAATCATGGACCTCGCCGAGGCCTCAGGCCAGCCGATGATCGACAGTGATCTGGGCTTGTCCATGGTCTTTAATGGCGCCATCTATAACTACCCAGAATTACGTGCAGAACTCGAAGCACTGGGTTATCGCTTTTTCTCAGGCGGTGACACCGAAGTGCTGCTCAAGGGCTATCACGCCTGGGGCAAAGACATGCTGCCCAAACTCAACGGCATGTTTGCCTTTGCTGTTTGGGAGCGCGACAGCCAAGAGCTGTTCATCGCCCGTGACCGCCTCGGCGTTAAACCGCTGTATATGTCGCGTACTGGCCAACGTCTACGCTTTGCATCGAGCTTGCCTGCTCTGCTTAAAGGCGGCGATATCGGCAAAACTCTCGACCCGATTGCGCTCAATCACTACCTCAACTTCCATGCGGTAGTACCTGCGCCACGGACCATTCTGGCTGGCGTCGAAAAACTGCCAGCGGCGAGCTGGATGCGCATTGATGCCAACGGTAAGTGCGAACAGCAAAGCTGGTGGAAGCTGGACTTTGGCCCGCGAGCCGACGAGCAGAACTACACATTTGAAGACTGGCGTGACCGTGTCCTTGACGGCATGCGTGAAGCGGTTTCGATTCGTCAGCGGGCGGCGGTCGACGTTGGCGTACTGCTCTCGGGAGGCGTTGATTCGAGCATGCTGGTAGGTCTTCTACGTGAAGCAGGCGTGGAAAACCTTTCGACCTTTTCGATTGGCTTTCAAGATGCCGGTGGCGAACGCGGCGATGAGTTCCAGTATTCGGACCTGATTGCCGAGCGCTTCAACACCAATCACCACCAACTGCGCATCGGCGAGAACGAAATTCTTGATCAGTTGCCAGCGGCGTTCCGTGCGATGAGCGAGCCGATGGTCAGTCATGACTGCATTGCTTTTTATCTACTCTCGCGTGAAGTCGCCAAACACTGCAAAGTGGTGCAAAGCGGCCAAGGCGCTGATGAATTGTTTGCCGGTTATCACTGGTATCCATTGGTTGATGGCGCTGATGACCCTTTCGCGGCCTATCGCAAAGCCTTCTTCGACCGTGAACACGATGAGTATGCGGCTTGCGTACAGCCTGCCTGGTTGACCGATGACCACGCCGGTGAATTTGTCCGCGAACACTTCGCGCAGCCGGGTGCCAACGCAGCTGTCGACAAAGCCCTGCGCCTCGACAGCACAGTGATGCTGGTTGATGACCCGGTCAAGCGAGTGGATAACATGACCATGGCCTGGGGCTTAGAGGCACGCACTCCGTTCCTCGACTATCGTTTGGCTGAGCTGTCGGCACGTGTGCCTGGACGCTTCAAGCTGCCTGACGGCGGCAAATACGTGCTCAAGGAAGCTGCGCGCAAGGTCATCCCTGCCGAGGTCATTGACCGTAAAAAGGGTTATTTCCCGGTTCCCGGTCTTAAACACCTTGAAGGCGCAACACTCGGCTGGGTACGTGACCTGCTTACCGACCCGAGCCAGGACCGTGGCGTGTTCAACCCGGCCATGCTGGATAAATTGTTAAGCAACCCAGACGGCCAGTTGACGCCATTACGCGGCTCGAAACTCTGGCAAATGGCCGCGCTCAATTTATGGCTCAGCGAACAGGGCCTGTAA
- a CDS encoding MarR family winged helix-turn-helix transcriptional regulator, whose amino-acid sequence MADKKVSAEIKLSSVVAFEMPVFQALRRLQQAGEVHAKRLSRFGGLTPMQLMVLQVLEKESRITASDLSGRVSLTAATLSGLLDRLEERGLLQRQRDDQDRRRQWLLISDEGRELLKRAPSLLPPEFNQRLAAIPEWERHNLTAALLRAAEFCDDDE is encoded by the coding sequence ATGGCAGATAAAAAAGTTTCAGCTGAAATCAAATTGTCATCCGTTGTCGCGTTCGAGATGCCTGTTTTTCAAGCCTTGCGACGCTTGCAGCAGGCCGGAGAAGTGCATGCCAAGCGCTTGAGCCGCTTCGGTGGTTTGACACCGATGCAGTTGATGGTTCTGCAAGTATTGGAAAAAGAATCGCGGATAACCGCGAGTGATTTGAGCGGGCGAGTGAGTCTCACCGCCGCAACATTGTCAGGCTTACTCGATCGCTTGGAAGAGCGAGGCTTGTTGCAGCGTCAGCGTGATGATCAGGATCGTCGCCGTCAGTGGTTGTTGATCAGTGATGAAGGCCGCGAACTCCTGAAGCGCGCACCGTCGCTGTTGCCGCCCGAGTTCAACCAGCGTCTGGCAGCGATTCCCGAGTGGGAGCGACACAACCTGACCGCCGCGTTATTGCGCGCCGCCGAGTTCTGTGACGATGACGAGTAG
- the mnmC gene encoding bifunctional tRNA (5-methylaminomethyl-2-thiouridine)(34)-methyltransferase MnmD/FAD-dependent 5-carboxymethylaminomethyl-2-thiouridine(34) oxidoreductase MnmC, whose translation MTERAQQTAQHQHAQLDWDDQGRPLSSVFDDVYFSPQQGIAETRHVFLHNNDLTQRFSELAEHQQLTIAETGFGTGLNFFCAWQLFEQHATASARLHFVSVEKYPLSRDDLQRALSLWPELARFSQALLAQYVAIHPGFQRLQFAAGRVTLDLLIGDASQMFSQLDACVDAWFLDGFAPAKNPEMWSAQLFAEITRLSIPGATLGSFTSAGDVRRALKEAGFKIKRVPGIGGKWHVLKGQFIGLPEQPAAPLSRQSISPVKPWFARPAFNPSSRHAMVIGAGLAGCATAASLAARGWQVSLLERHSAIAQEASGNPQGVLYLKLSAHGTALSRLIVSGFGYTRRLLERLEKGQDWSDCGVLQLAFNAQEHKRQSKLAEAFAHGLLQQVDQPTAEQLAGIQLPAGGLFYPEAGWVHPPALCELLSRQPNVTLLSQHNALQLVREGEQWQAWDGEKLLASAEVVVLAGAAEIKSFAYSAELPLKRIRGQISSLKQTTASSVLTTVVCAQGYVAPARLHEHTLGASFDFDSDDLSLNSADHIGNLQMLEEISSDLSSRLNVAKQDPQTLAGRAAFRCTSPDYLPIVGPLADQQAFLDSYQALSKNAKQIPDIQCPWLDGLYINSGHGSRGLITAPLSGELIAAWLNAEPLPVPRDVAEGCHPNRFVLRKLIRNL comes from the coding sequence ATGACCGAGCGAGCGCAACAAACCGCCCAGCATCAGCACGCGCAACTTGACTGGGATGACCAGGGCCGCCCGCTTTCTTCAGTGTTTGATGATGTGTATTTCTCACCTCAGCAAGGCATTGCAGAAACCCGCCACGTGTTTTTGCACAATAACGACCTTACCCAGCGCTTTAGCGAGCTTGCCGAGCATCAACAACTGACCATCGCTGAAACCGGGTTTGGTACCGGGCTGAATTTTTTCTGCGCCTGGCAACTGTTTGAACAACATGCCACGGCCAGCGCGCGCTTGCATTTTGTCAGTGTCGAAAAGTATCCGTTGAGCCGTGACGACCTGCAGCGCGCATTAAGCCTGTGGCCTGAGCTGGCACGCTTTAGTCAGGCCTTGCTGGCGCAATATGTAGCGATTCACCCTGGTTTTCAGCGGTTGCAGTTTGCTGCTGGACGCGTGACCCTCGACTTACTGATCGGCGATGCCAGCCAGATGTTCAGCCAGTTGGACGCCTGTGTAGATGCCTGGTTTCTCGACGGATTCGCACCGGCTAAAAACCCGGAAATGTGGTCTGCGCAGTTGTTCGCCGAAATCACCCGGCTATCTATACCCGGTGCAACGCTTGGCTCTTTCACCAGTGCAGGTGATGTGCGCCGAGCGCTGAAAGAAGCAGGTTTCAAAATCAAACGAGTGCCCGGCATTGGCGGTAAATGGCATGTACTCAAAGGCCAGTTTATTGGGCTGCCTGAGCAGCCTGCTGCGCCCCTGAGCCGGCAATCCATTAGCCCGGTAAAGCCATGGTTTGCCCGGCCAGCATTTAATCCCTCAAGCCGTCATGCGATGGTTATTGGTGCAGGCCTTGCCGGTTGCGCCACTGCCGCCAGCCTCGCGGCTCGTGGATGGCAGGTAAGCTTGCTGGAGCGCCATTCAGCTATCGCGCAAGAAGCATCAGGTAATCCTCAAGGCGTGTTGTACCTCAAGTTATCAGCCCATGGCACCGCTCTATCGCGCTTGATCGTCAGCGGTTTTGGCTACACCCGGCGACTGCTTGAGCGCCTGGAGAAAGGCCAGGACTGGAGTGACTGCGGCGTATTGCAACTGGCGTTCAATGCTCAGGAGCACAAGCGGCAAAGCAAGTTGGCCGAGGCATTTGCCCATGGCCTGCTGCAACAAGTCGACCAACCCACCGCCGAGCAATTAGCTGGCATTCAATTGCCGGCCGGCGGCTTGTTTTATCCAGAAGCGGGCTGGGTTCACCCGCCTGCGTTATGCGAGTTGCTCAGTCGTCAGCCGAACGTAACCCTGCTCAGCCAGCACAACGCGCTGCAACTTGTACGGGAAGGCGAACAGTGGCAAGCCTGGGATGGGGAAAAGTTGCTGGCCAGCGCCGAAGTTGTGGTGCTGGCCGGTGCCGCGGAGATTAAAAGCTTTGCATACAGCGCAGAACTGCCACTTAAGCGTATCCGTGGGCAAATCAGCAGCTTAAAGCAGACGACCGCAAGCAGTGTATTAACCACGGTTGTCTGCGCTCAAGGTTACGTCGCCCCTGCTCGCCTGCATGAACACACGCTTGGCGCCAGCTTCGACTTTGATAGCGATGACTTAAGCCTTAACAGCGCAGACCACATCGGTAACTTGCAGATGCTGGAGGAAATTTCGTCCGATCTGAGCAGCCGTCTGAATGTCGCCAAGCAAGATCCGCAAACCCTCGCCGGACGTGCTGCATTTCGCTGCACCAGCCCAGATTACTTGCCGATTGTTGGCCCGCTGGCTGACCAACAGGCATTTCTCGACAGTTATCAGGCGCTGAGCAAAAACGCGAAGCAAATCCCGGATATTCAATGCCCATGGCTGGATGGTTTGTATATCAATAGCGGCCATGGTTCACGGGGCCTGATTACCGCTCCCCTGTCAGGCGAGCTGATCGCTGCTTGGCTTAACGCTGAACCATTGCCAGTGCCGCGTGATGTTGCGGAAGGTTGTCACCCGAATCGCTTTGTATTGCGCAAGTTAATCCGCAATTTGTAG
- the pap gene encoding polyphosphate:AMP phosphotransferase: protein MFESAEIGRTIDKETFDDAEPALREALLEAQYELQQQKRFSVIILINGIEGAGKGETVKLLNEWMDPRLIEVSTFDQQTDEELARPPAWRFWRQLPAKGRIGVMFGNWYSQMLQARVHGRLKNAALDQAIDSAEGLERMLCDEGTLIFKFWFHLSKEQMNARLKTLKDDPLHSWRISPLDWQQSKTYDKFVRYGERVLRRSSRDYAPWYVVEGVDENYRNLTVGRILLEGLQAALKSKVRPAAQPHTAPLIASLEGNGLLDSLDMTQALEKDDYKEQLAMEQARLSGLMRDKRMRKHSVVAVFEGNDAAGKGGAIRRVAAAMDPRQYRIIPIAAPTDEELAQPYLWRFWRHIPARGKFSIFDRSWYGRVLVERVEGYASPTDWLRAYGEINDFEEQLTDAGAVVVKFWLAIDQDTQLERFKAREKVPFKRFKITEDDWRNREKWPQYRDAVGDMVDRTSTSIAPWTLVEANSKHFARVKVIRTINEAIEAAFAKN, encoded by the coding sequence ATGTTCGAGTCCGCAGAGATTGGTCGCACGATCGACAAGGAAACCTTTGATGATGCCGAACCGGCGCTGCGGGAGGCACTGCTGGAAGCTCAATATGAGCTGCAGCAGCAAAAGCGCTTCTCGGTAATTATTCTGATTAATGGCATCGAAGGCGCAGGTAAGGGCGAGACCGTTAAGCTGCTCAACGAGTGGATGGACCCACGGCTGATTGAGGTCAGTACCTTTGATCAGCAAACCGATGAAGAGCTGGCGCGACCACCGGCTTGGCGCTTTTGGCGTCAGCTGCCTGCGAAGGGGCGGATTGGCGTGATGTTTGGCAACTGGTACAGCCAAATGCTTCAGGCAAGGGTCCACGGGCGTTTGAAAAATGCCGCCTTGGACCAAGCTATTGATAGCGCTGAAGGCCTTGAGCGCATGCTTTGCGATGAAGGTACGCTGATTTTCAAGTTTTGGTTTCACCTGTCCAAGGAACAAATGAATGCGCGCCTGAAAACCCTCAAGGACGACCCGCTGCATAGCTGGCGCATTAGCCCGTTGGATTGGCAGCAGTCGAAAACCTATGACAAGTTTGTCCGTTACGGCGAGCGTGTTCTGCGCCGCAGCAGTCGTGATTATGCACCTTGGTATGTGGTTGAAGGGGTCGATGAAAACTATCGCAACCTCACCGTTGGCCGAATCCTGCTGGAAGGCTTGCAGGCAGCACTCAAATCTAAAGTTCGCCCAGCGGCCCAGCCCCATACCGCGCCGTTGATTGCTTCGCTTGAAGGCAATGGTTTGCTCGATAGTCTGGACATGACTCAGGCGCTGGAAAAAGACGACTACAAAGAACAGTTGGCGATGGAGCAGGCGCGCTTGTCCGGCTTGATGCGTGACAAACGGATGCGTAAGCACTCGGTGGTCGCGGTATTTGAGGGCAATGACGCGGCGGGTAAAGGGGGAGCCATCCGCCGCGTAGCTGCGGCAATGGACCCGCGCCAATACCGGATCATTCCAATTGCTGCGCCGACTGATGAAGAACTGGCGCAACCCTACTTGTGGCGATTCTGGCGACATATCCCGGCACGCGGCAAGTTCAGTATTTTCGACCGTTCGTGGTATGGCAGGGTGCTGGTTGAGCGGGTGGAAGGCTATGCTTCGCCAACTGATTGGTTGCGTGCATATGGTGAGATCAATGACTTTGAAGAGCAGTTGACCGATGCCGGTGCAGTCGTCGTCAAGTTTTGGCTAGCGATTGATCAGGACACCCAGCTAGAGCGTTTTAAAGCGCGAGAGAAAGTCCCGTTCAAGCGTTTTAAAATCACCGAAGATGACTGGCGCAATCGTGAGAAGTGGCCGCAGTATCGTGACGCAGTCGGTGACATGGTCGATCGCACCAGCACCTCAATAGCGCCTTGGACCTTGGTTGAAGCCAATAGCAAACACTTTGCCCGGGTTAAGGTGATACGCACTATCAATGAAGCCATTGAGGCGGCATTTGCTAAGAATTGA
- a CDS encoding thiolase family protein yields MREVVIVESVRTGLAKSFRGKFNMTRPDDMAAHCVNALLERTGIDPQLVDDCIVGAGSNEGAQGMNIGRNVAVLSGLGTHVAGMTLNRYCSSGLQSIAIAANQVASGCSDVIVAGGVESISMTLKSINMDNLYNPILQENVPGIYYPMGRTAEIVARRYNISRQAQDALALQSQQRTAKAQQAGLFTDEIVPMNVSYQVEDKATGEKSIVEGVVDHDDCNRPDTTLESLEGLKPVFAEDGSVTAGNASQLSDGASMTLIMSLDKALELGLKPKAYFRGFTVAGCEPDEMGIGPVFAVPKLLKAKGLSVANIDLWELNEAFASQCLYCRDELGIDNEKYNVNGGSISIGHPFGMTGSRLVGHMIRELQRRELRYGVVTMCVGGGMGAAGLFEAYRP; encoded by the coding sequence ATGCGTGAAGTAGTGATTGTCGAGAGTGTAAGGACCGGTCTGGCCAAATCGTTCCGCGGTAAATTCAACATGACCCGCCCTGACGACATGGCGGCACACTGTGTTAATGCTTTGCTTGAGCGTACCGGCATTGACCCGCAACTGGTTGATGACTGTATTGTCGGCGCCGGCTCCAACGAAGGCGCCCAAGGCATGAACATCGGGCGTAACGTGGCGGTGTTGTCTGGTTTGGGCACACACGTCGCGGGTATGACGTTGAATCGCTACTGCTCCTCGGGTTTGCAATCCATTGCGATTGCCGCCAACCAGGTCGCATCCGGCTGCAGTGACGTTATTGTTGCGGGTGGTGTTGAGTCGATCAGCATGACCCTGAAAAGCATCAACATGGACAACCTCTACAACCCAATTTTGCAGGAAAACGTTCCGGGGATTTATTACCCGATGGGGCGCACTGCCGAAATTGTGGCGCGTCGCTATAACATCAGCCGTCAAGCGCAGGACGCGCTCGCTCTGCAAAGCCAGCAGCGTACTGCCAAGGCGCAGCAAGCTGGGCTGTTTACTGATGAAATCGTACCGATGAACGTCAGTTACCAGGTCGAAGATAAAGCCACGGGCGAGAAATCAATCGTTGAAGGGGTGGTTGATCACGACGACTGCAATCGCCCGGATACCACCCTGGAAAGCCTCGAAGGCCTGAAACCGGTATTTGCTGAAGATGGCTCAGTGACAGCGGGCAATGCCTCGCAGCTGTCGGATGGCGCCTCAATGACCCTGATCATGAGTTTAGATAAAGCGCTTGAGCTGGGCCTCAAGCCTAAGGCGTATTTCCGCGGCTTTACTGTGGCCGGTTGTGAGCCTGATGAAATGGGTATCGGCCCGGTATTTGCGGTGCCTAAACTGCTGAAAGCCAAAGGCTTGAGTGTTGCCAACATTGATCTGTGGGAACTCAATGAAGCATTCGCCTCGCAATGTCTTTATTGCCGTGATGAGCTGGGCATCGATAACGAGAAATACAACGTCAATGGCGGTTCGATCTCTATTGGTCACCCATTTGGCATGACCGGGTCACGACTGGTCGGGCATATGATCCGTGAGCTACAGCGCCGCGAACTGCGCTATGGCGTTGTGACCATGTGTGTGGGCGGTGGCATGGGCGCGGCGGGGCTGTTTGAGGCCTATCGCCCGTAG
- a CDS encoding DUF6316 family protein, whose translation MLGQRAIDPGPETHYRCDRISSINGQYFFSTREGTLEGPFFTRIDAEHQIERYVQRMIQSHQLIESRTF comes from the coding sequence ATGCTAGGCCAGCGCGCTATTGACCCCGGACCCGAAACGCACTATCGCTGTGATCGCATCAGTTCAATAAATGGTCAATATTTCTTTTCGACCCGTGAAGGCACATTGGAAGGCCCGTTCTTCACGCGCATAGATGCCGAACACCAGATCGAACGTTATGTGCAGCGTATGATCCAGTCGCACCAATTAATTGAAAGCAGAACGTTCTAG
- a CDS encoding NAD(P)H-dependent oxidoreductase: MTESIKSGATPNEGDGKRILIILGTPKGNSLCHALSDAYAHGARNEGHVVRQLRLGELAFDPVLHSGYESTQQLEPDLLEAQRQIHWAEHLLLVYPVWWGGPPALLKGFFERVLMPGFAFKYRANSCQWDKLLSGRTADILVTLDTPTWRIPWRFGAPAHSRITRATLYSCGIKPCRLTEFASIHTASEDQRQAWLRKAENLGAWA; the protein is encoded by the coding sequence ATGACTGAATCAATCAAGAGCGGTGCCACGCCTAATGAAGGCGACGGCAAACGCATCTTGATCATCCTTGGTACGCCCAAGGGCAACAGCCTGTGCCATGCACTAAGCGATGCATATGCGCATGGCGCGCGTAACGAAGGCCACGTGGTTCGCCAGTTACGTCTCGGCGAACTGGCGTTCGACCCTGTGCTGCACAGCGGCTATGAAAGCACGCAACAACTTGAACCTGACTTGCTTGAAGCGCAAAGACAGATTCACTGGGCCGAACATCTTTTACTGGTTTATCCCGTTTGGTGGGGCGGCCCGCCCGCCTTGCTTAAAGGCTTTTTCGAGCGCGTGCTGATGCCCGGCTTTGCCTTCAAATACCGCGCAAACTCATGCCAATGGGACAAACTGTTGAGCGGGCGAACAGCCGATATCCTCGTCACGCTCGATACACCCACATGGCGTATACCTTGGCGATTTGGGGCGCCGGCACATAGTCGTATCACTCGAGCAACACTCTACAGTTGCGGAATAAAACCCTGCCGCTTGACTGAGTTCGCCTCCATCCACACCGCGTCCGAAGACCAGCGTCAGGCGTGGCTGCGCAAAGCTGAAAACCTGGGCGCCTGGGCGTGA
- a CDS encoding class II fumarate hydratase, which produces MSRTEPGQTKPGRTQPGRTETDSIGPIEVPEDAYWGAQTQRSLINFAIGQERMPLAVLHELALIKKAAARVNDRIGDLPQDIARLIEQAADEIIAGQHDDQFPLVVWQTGSGTQSNMNVNEVIAGRANELAGGERGGKSPVHPNDHVNRAQSSNDSFPTAMHIATVRAVTQQLLPAIAELSGGLAEQSARHAKLVKTGRTHMMDATPITFGQELSAYVAQLDYAERSIRSALPALCELAQGGTAVGTGLNSPPGFGEAIAAELAALSGLPLISAPNKFAALAGHEPLTHMSGALKTLAVCLMKIANDLRLLGSGPRAGFAEVKLPANEPGSSIMPGKVNPTQCEALSMLACQVLGNDVTISFAASQGHLQLNVFKPVIIHNILQSIRLLADGCSNFQQHCIADLEPDAEQMAKHLDNGLMLVTALNPHIGYDKAAEVAKKAYHDGTTLRQAAIELGHLSAEEFDQWVRPENMLEPRHD; this is translated from the coding sequence ATGAGTCGTACCGAACCTGGCCAAACCAAACCCGGCCGGACCCAACCAGGCAGGACAGAAACTGACAGCATCGGCCCAATTGAAGTGCCTGAAGACGCCTACTGGGGTGCTCAGACCCAGCGCTCTCTGATCAACTTTGCAATTGGCCAGGAACGTATGCCTTTGGCCGTGCTTCACGAGCTGGCATTGATCAAAAAAGCCGCTGCGCGCGTTAACGACCGCATTGGTGATCTGCCGCAGGATATCGCCCGACTCATCGAGCAAGCCGCCGATGAAATCATTGCCGGGCAGCATGACGACCAGTTCCCGCTAGTGGTCTGGCAAACCGGTAGCGGCACGCAAAGCAACATGAACGTCAATGAAGTCATTGCCGGTCGTGCCAACGAACTGGCAGGTGGCGAACGTGGCGGTAAAAGCCCGGTTCATCCCAACGATCACGTCAACCGCGCACAAAGCTCTAACGACAGCTTCCCCACTGCCATGCATATAGCCACAGTACGCGCGGTTACCCAGCAACTGCTTCCGGCAATTGCTGAGCTATCCGGCGGGCTCGCCGAACAATCTGCGCGCCACGCCAAGCTGGTCAAGACCGGCCGTACCCATATGATGGATGCCACACCCATTACCTTTGGTCAGGAGCTGTCAGCCTATGTCGCCCAGCTCGACTATGCCGAACGCTCTATTCGTAGCGCCCTGCCCGCCCTGTGTGAGTTAGCCCAAGGCGGTACAGCGGTCGGTACCGGCTTGAACTCACCACCCGGCTTTGGCGAGGCAATCGCAGCCGAGCTCGCGGCACTGAGTGGTTTGCCGCTGATAAGTGCGCCGAACAAATTTGCTGCGCTGGCAGGCCATGAACCATTAACCCATATGTCCGGCGCGTTAAAAACCTTGGCCGTGTGTTTGATGAAAATCGCCAACGACCTGCGCTTGCTTGGCTCAGGACCGCGAGCAGGCTTTGCAGAAGTGAAGTTACCGGCCAACGAGCCGGGCAGCTCAATCATGCCGGGCAAGGTTAACCCGACGCAGTGTGAAGCCTTGTCGATGCTGGCCTGTCAGGTATTGGGCAACGATGTCACCATTAGCTTTGCCGCCAGTCAGGGTCACCTGCAACTGAACGTGTTCAAGCCGGTGATCATTCACAACATCTTGCAGTCAATTCGCTTGCTGGCCGATGGCTGCAGTAACTTTCAACAGCACTGCATCGCAGACCTGGAACCTGATGCTGAGCAAATGGCCAAGCATCTTGATAACGGCTTAATGCTGGTGACAGCACTCAACCCGCATATTGGCTACGACAAGGCTGCTGAAGTCGCGAAAAAGGCTTATCACGACGGCACCACTTTGCGTCAGGCGGCGATTGAGCTCGGCCATCTGAGCGCTGAAGAGTTTGATCAATGGGTTCGCCCAGAAAACATGCTGGAACCCCGTCATGACTGA
- a CDS encoding DUF2804 domain-containing protein, translated as MNSAIHSSVFTQTDLCLSNGALNPEAIGWANRPQVNCALLQHKGRRKRWNHWCFTTPQWMLSVTQADLDYVGYGAAYFLDLETGESASFSQMRALGRGCQLPDRPQQSHAFEHRKLSFQLSEYPGRACLSLSASNLSGPPIEILLDIQRPTHLESVNLVAPMGPTSFHATCRQLGLPLSGSVKLGNRSYSCAPGQSFAAMDFGRGVWPLNTHWKRAAFAAPGGIAGNFGTHWLDYSGLSENAVWFGGKLQQLADSAEMTPMHAEPLASWSIKTVDQRVNLTFTPRQLHQASPHFGPLFADTRQWFGHFDGELVSPQGEHVPVKAALGWLGSTDARW; from the coding sequence ATGAACAGCGCCATTCACTCTTCTGTTTTCACCCAGACAGATTTATGCCTGAGTAACGGCGCGCTCAATCCCGAAGCCATTGGCTGGGCAAATCGTCCACAGGTTAATTGTGCGCTGCTGCAGCACAAGGGTCGGCGCAAGCGCTGGAACCATTGGTGTTTTACCACTCCCCAATGGATGCTCTCCGTGACCCAGGCCGATCTCGACTACGTGGGCTACGGCGCAGCCTATTTTCTTGACCTTGAAACCGGTGAGTCTGCAAGTTTCAGTCAAATGCGCGCGCTCGGTCGCGGCTGCCAACTGCCGGACAGACCCCAGCAAAGCCATGCATTCGAACACCGCAAGCTGTCATTCCAGCTCAGCGAATATCCAGGGCGCGCCTGCTTGAGCCTTAGCGCCAGCAATTTAAGTGGGCCGCCAATTGAGATATTGCTGGATATTCAGCGGCCAACCCACCTTGAGTCCGTCAATTTAGTCGCTCCCATGGGGCCCACTAGTTTTCATGCAACATGCCGCCAGCTTGGTTTGCCACTTAGCGGTAGCGTGAAACTGGGCAACCGCAGCTATAGCTGCGCGCCTGGGCAAAGTTTCGCCGCGATGGACTTTGGTCGCGGCGTGTGGCCGCTCAATACTCATTGGAAGCGCGCAGCATTCGCCGCACCCGGCGGCATTGCGGGTAACTTCGGCACGCACTGGCTCGATTACAGCGGCTTGTCTGAAAACGCAGTGTGGTTTGGTGGCAAATTGCAGCAGCTTGCCGACAGTGCCGAAATGACACCAATGCACGCCGAGCCGCTTGCAAGCTGGTCGATTAAAACCGTTGATCAACGGGTCAACCTGACATTCACCCCTCGCCAACTGCACCAGGCCTCGCCGCACTTTGGACCGCTTTTCGCTGACACTCGCCAGTGGTTTGGCCACTTCGACGGCGAACTCGTCAGCCCACAAGGCGAGCATGTGCCAGTTAAAGCCGCGCTTGGCTGGCTCGGCAGCACTGACGCACGCTGGTAA